The Ruminococcus bovis genome includes a region encoding these proteins:
- a CDS encoding carbohydrate ABC transporter permease: protein MVKKHKKYFLIFVLPTLIAFAIGFIYPFFQGIYLSFCKFHTVTDAKLIGFDNYVKAFQNEAFIHSFWFTVLFVIVSIVLINLIAFAVAYVLTLGIRGSNIFRTVFFVPNLIGGIILGYIWKLIFDGILHNYGTNLALNSTYGFWGLVILMCWQQAGYMMIIYIAGFQSVPSDLYEAAKIDGANRRQLLTKVTIPMMAPSITICTFLTLTNSFKLFDQNLALTAGAPGVVTDGGVTIKQTEMMALNIYNTFYSNANSRGVGQAEAVIFFVIVVVIALAQLYFTRKREVQQ from the coding sequence ATGGTAAAGAAACATAAAAAGTATTTTCTGATTTTCGTATTACCAACATTAATTGCCTTTGCTATCGGTTTTATTTATCCCTTCTTTCAGGGTATCTATCTATCATTCTGTAAGTTCCATACAGTAACTGATGCTAAACTGATTGGTTTTGATAACTATGTAAAAGCATTCCAAAATGAAGCCTTTATCCATTCATTCTGGTTTACAGTTTTATTTGTTATTGTTTCAATAGTTCTGATTAACCTTATTGCTTTTGCAGTTGCATATGTTCTAACCCTTGGTATTAGAGGTTCTAATATCTTTAGAACAGTGTTCTTTGTTCCTAACCTAATCGGTGGTATCATCCTTGGTTACATTTGGAAACTTATTTTTGATGGTATCCTACATAACTACGGTACTAACCTAGCACTTAACAGTACTTATGGTTTCTGGGGACTTGTAATTCTGATGTGTTGGCAACAAGCTGGTTATATGATGATTATTTATATTGCCGGTTTCCAAAGTGTTCCTAGTGACCTTTATGAAGCAGCAAAGATTGACGGTGCTAACAGAAGACAACTTCTTACTAAAGTTACTATTCCTATGATGGCACCATCAATTACAATTTGTACATTCCTAACACTAACAAATTCATTTAAGCTATTTGACCAGAACCTAGCTTTAACAGCAGGTGCTCCGGGTGTAGTAACTGACGGTGGTGTAACCATTAAGCAAACGGAAATGATGGCACTTAATATTTACAACACCTTCTACTCAAACGCTAACTCTCGTGGTGTTGGTCAAGCAGAGGCAGTTATCTTCTTTGTAATTGTTGTTGTAATTGCTCTTGCTCAGCTATACTTCACTAGAAAGAGGGAGGTGCAGCAGTAA